A stretch of DNA from Parvularcula bermudensis HTCC2503:
ATCGCTCACCTCAATCAGAATATGGTCGATCTCATCGAGGACCGCATAGCCGTAACCAGCGACATCTTCAGCCTTCACCCGCTTTGATGAAATGGTCAATGTACCGCCTTTTTCCATCGCGTCGCGTGCATTGACCGCAAGGTTCATGATCGCAAGCTCCAGCTGCGCGCGATCGACCTTAAAACATCCGACATTTCGGCCGTGCTCAAGGCTCACCTTCACCTTCTCCGTTACATAGCGCTGAACGAAGGGCTGGAACTCAGACAAGACGTCCGAAACCGAGAGAATTTCAGCCTGCAAGGTTTGCTTGCGAGAGAAGGCGAGAAGATTCGAGGTGAGGTTCCGGGCGCGCTGAGAATTCTCCTTAATCTCCACCAGATCCTGATATGACGGGTCCCCCGCCGGATGCCGACGCATCATCAACTCTGTGGCCCCGAGAATGGCTTGGAGGAAGTTATTGAAATCGTGGGCGACACTCCCCGCGATCTTGCCGATCGCTTTGAGACGCTTGTCGTGGGCGTAGTCTTCTTCCATGCGCTTTTGGAACGACACGTCGAGAGCGTATAGGACCGTTTGCCGCGGACCATAGGCCCCGCGACGGCGCTTAATAGGCCGTGCCAATACTTTGAGATTGATGGCCGTTGCCCCCTCACCGATCGTCATGTCGATAGTCTGGGTCAGCGGTTTTTGCGCGCTCTTCACTTTGAGAGCTGCCTGAAGGTCGCGTACGGCCTCACTCGACAGGGTTTCGTTCAGCCGCATCCCCGGCTTCGCACCGAAATAGGACGAGAACAGACGGTTGACACTCGCCAATTTTGCATCGGTGCCGACATCGCCTTCGACAAGAGCCACCCCAATCGGTGCCTCGGTTACATCCCCCGCCGCATCGCTGGTGGCGGTATGCGCGTCCGTCAATTCACGGGGAAGCATCTCGACACAGACAAACCCTTCGCCGAGGCCGGCTTTGGTAAAGGGCGTGAAGACGATGGCCACCGACTGCGACTGATCGTTCTTCCGTGTTCTGACGCGGCTTTCTAGTTCCTCGCCCGTTTCGTCCCATAGGGAAGAGATAATTTCCTTTGCTTCGCCGAGAACGAATTCGGACAAATGCGCATCTCTGATGGACCGGGGGCCGAGGAAGGTGACACCAGCCTTGTTGATCCAGGGCACATTCCCCGATTTTTCAAGGGCGATGACCGGTCGAGGATAATCGTCATAGGCCCGCCGAAAGGTCTCAAGCGCACTTTCGACCGGCAATTCCTTGAGGCGCCAGGCAATATGCTTGCCTTTATCCGACATCGGCCTGACCGATACTTCGAAGCGTCGACGGACCACCGTTTGCTCGGCGGTGGTGCCCATGGTCTGGGTAATCACCTCATCGGCCTCAAGGCCCGATCGGGCGGCCCGGGCGAGGCGGAACATCTTTGAGCTCTCCCCGGCCGCTTGGGCGAAAAGGCGATCAATGCGGGGCGGCAGACCGGTCGTGGTGGTGACCCCCGCCGCCTTGGCGAGTTTGAGATATTGTTGGTTGGCATAAACCACGACCCCGTCGCGGGTGGTCATCAACCGCGCATCGACATCGGCATCGATGAGATTTTCTGCAAGCCCAAGACCGGCCAGCACATTGCGTCCAGCGAGCCCAAGGGCTTCGTCTTGGGAAGCGGTGGCGCGATTGAGCAACATCCCGCTGAGGAGGAGTGGCGAATAGGCGCCCGTCACGGCGGCTGTCCCCAAAATAGCGGCGAAGATCCCCACCCCCGTTGCGAAAATGGCCAAGGTGGGCACGTTCACCCCGCCGGCAACGACCCCGTAAATAAGACTCGCAAAGACAAGGGCGACGGCCGCCCATAGCGCAACGGGCGTCAGCTTCTCAATGAGCGGCTCACCAGAGGCCAAATTATCGTGCACTGGGGTGCTGCTGTAGGGACGTTGGTAATCAGCGTGGGGATCATGCTGATCGACGGCCTCACTAGCCGCGATATGTGGGTCCGGTGCGTCGGCGGGACGGTGCCCTTCGTTTTCGGTCTCCCCTTCGGTTTCTCCGGCGTCATCAGCGGCGGTCGCGTCCATGTCGGCCTCCACTGGGGGAGCCGGGGGCGCACCGAGAAGGCGAGGATCCTTTTGGGACGTTGAGTCCGGCGGCATGGCCTCAACAACGTCGAGAATATCCTCCTCGTCCGTGAGCTCGCCGTCGCCCCCCCGAGCGATTTCGGATTCGAACTCGTCAACCAGTTCGGCTTCGAAGAAGGGGGAGCCCCCGAACTGGTCGGTCAACGACCCGCTGGCCGTTTCGTTTCTCCCTTCCTCGCTTTCATCGACGCGGGCTTTCTTACGGCGGAACAGCGGCAGAGACATGCGGGGCCTTTAGGAGCCGCGCCGCGACGAAGGAGGCGACGGGCTGCGAAAATGAATTATACCTATTCGTCAGGAACCGTATCCGAATCCCTCCCTTAAAGGGTTAACGAGATTCTGATCCTTCGTAAGGGTGTTCAACATGTCAGCTAGTGAGCCCAACACCAAGCGCCCGAAAATTGGCCTCGCCCTCGGATCGGGGGCGGCCCGTGGATGGGCGCATGTCGGTGTCATGCGTGCCCTCGATGAATTGGGCATCGAAGTCGATATTTACGCCGGCAGCTCTGTGGGCGCCCTGGTCTCGGCCGCCCATCTCTTGGGTATCTGGGAACGCTTTTTGGACTGGGCCCGATCGATGAGCCCCGCATCGGCGGTGTCCCTGTTTGGCCTCAATGTCCGGCGGGGCGGATTTATCGACCCCACCCGCGCCTTTGCCGTTTTCAAAGAAGACGACCGGCCGATCGAGGACTTGCCCAAGCCGTGGGCAGCCGTGGCAACCGATCTGGCGACGGGACGGGAAGTCTGGCTCGATCAAGGTTCGGTGCTCGACGCCTGCCGCGCCTCTTCGGCCGTGCCGATGGTCATTCAGGCGGCGCAATATAAGCTTGGGAACCAAGAGCGATGGTTGATCGATGGCGGCGCGGCGAACCCGGTCCCCGTCAATGTCGCCCGCGCCCTTGGCGCAGATCGCGTGATCGCCGTCGACCTCAATGCGGTATCCGTGACCTTGTCGCGGTTCGATCGCCCCCAGACCCGCGCGGTGATCCCGGTGGATGCGATCGAGACGGAAGGCTCAGGCCCCCTCGCCGCGGTACGCCAAGCGATCGGCGGGGCGCGCCGCGACATCGCTCAGCGTATGGCCCTGCAACGCGCCGTCGCCCAAGCCGAACCCCAATTCTTTGAAACCGCGGCCGCCACCCTCGACATCGTGCAGGCGCAATTGGCAGACGCGCGGTCGAAGACGGATATCGCCGATGTCCGCCTCGCCCCCGATCTCAGCTTCGCCTCAGCGGCCGCCTTCGATCAATACGAAGCCTTCGAGCGATTAGGCTATAATGCGGCCATGGCCCAGGCCTCTTCCCTGCTCGCCATGGCGGCGTCCTCGCCAGCGAGCGACCCCCCCGCTCTTGCTGGACGGCAAGAGCCATTGTCTGGACCGTCACACAGCTGATAGGCGGGGTTATGGGAGCATCGCTGATGAAATATGTGATCATGGGGCTAAGCTTGGCGGTCGTCGCGTCCTGTAACGGCGGTCATTCCGATGCGGACACGGCCGCCGCCGCGGAGTCGCAAATGGTGCGCAAATCCGTTATCCAGGATCGCTTTCCCGTCACCGAAAGCCAGTATGATTTCAGCGGGACAATGGCCGCCTTGTTTGAAGCGCTGGATCGTCGCGATTTGACTGTTTTCGCCGTGATCGATCATCAGGCCGGGGCACAATCGGTCGATATGGAGCTGGGCGCCAACAGCCTCGTGATCTTCGGCAATCCCGCCCTCGGCACACCGCTCTTGCAAAGCGAGCCGCTTGTCGGCGCAGAACTCCCCCTTAAGGCGCTCGTCTATGAGCACAATGGCAAGGTCAATCTTGCCCTGTCAGGCGCGCCATTCCTTCAGCGCGCGTATTTGCTGGGGGAGGACGAGGCCATCATCAAGCAAATCGATGAAACCATGCGGTCGATCGCGAGCGAAGCCACAGGCGATCAGTAATCCTCTTCTTCGAAGAGCGCCCCGCCCCGTCGCCACAGATCGGCGATCCCCTCGGCCGTATCCGCCCCCGTCCCCGATTTCGCCGCCAATGCGCCCGGCATGGCTGCTGCGGGGAGAGCGGGGAGAAGGATGGGGCCAGGCAACGCCGCGGCCCTGCCGACCGCCACCAGCTCGCCTGTCGCCAACATGCCAAGCCGCTCGATACAGGCAGGCGCCTGTTCGGGCAGCATTTCTTCGACAAAGGCGACATCCGGCGCCGACGGCAATCGGTGCAGTAGGAAGGTTTGCGCCCTGGACAACATGTCTTCGTCGATGGCGCGGGGATTGACGGCAATTAATCCGAGGGCGGCGCCGCGCTTTCGCGATTGTAGCTCGAATTCACACAACCGTGCGGCACAGAGACTTTCTATTCCGGGGGACGGCGTTGCGGGCATAAACCGCTCCGCCTCCTCGAT
This window harbors:
- a CDS encoding ATP-binding protein, with translation MSLPLFRRKKARVDESEEGRNETASGSLTDQFGGSPFFEAELVDEFESEIARGGDGELTDEEDILDVVEAMPPDSTSQKDPRLLGAPPAPPVEADMDATAADDAGETEGETENEGHRPADAPDPHIAASEAVDQHDPHADYQRPYSSTPVHDNLASGEPLIEKLTPVALWAAVALVFASLIYGVVAGGVNVPTLAIFATGVGIFAAILGTAAVTGAYSPLLLSGMLLNRATASQDEALGLAGRNVLAGLGLAENLIDADVDARLMTTRDGVVVYANQQYLKLAKAAGVTTTTGLPPRIDRLFAQAAGESSKMFRLARAARSGLEADEVITQTMGTTAEQTVVRRRFEVSVRPMSDKGKHIAWRLKELPVESALETFRRAYDDYPRPVIALEKSGNVPWINKAGVTFLGPRSIRDAHLSEFVLGEAKEIISSLWDETGEELESRVRTRKNDQSQSVAIVFTPFTKAGLGEGFVCVEMLPRELTDAHTATSDAAGDVTEAPIGVALVEGDVGTDAKLASVNRLFSSYFGAKPGMRLNETLSSEAVRDLQAALKVKSAQKPLTQTIDMTIGEGATAINLKVLARPIKRRRGAYGPRQTVLYALDVSFQKRMEEDYAHDKRLKAIGKIAGSVAHDFNNFLQAILGATELMMRRHPAGDPSYQDLVEIKENSQRARNLTSNLLAFSRKQTLQAEILSVSDVLSEFQPFVQRYVTEKVKVSLEHGRNVGCFKVDRAQLELAIMNLAVNARDAMEKGGTLTISSKRVKAEDVAGYGYAVLDEIDHILIEVSDTGPGVPEEIADKIFEPFFTTKGEGKGTGLGLSTVHGIIGQLGGRIFLKNRPGEGATFLIFLPALSADVVPEQPQIDEASAAASRVVDLTGKGRILIVEDETSVRNVVVRALGSCGYDIVEAADGDEALEIIEDDDGHFDVILSDIMMPEMDGPTLIQEAGDKIAGVKVIFMSGYAETAMRDKLGEIKGAGYLQKPFTLKKVAAVVKEAMTS
- a CDS encoding patatin-like phospholipase family protein; protein product: MSASEPNTKRPKIGLALGSGAARGWAHVGVMRALDELGIEVDIYAGSSVGALVSAAHLLGIWERFLDWARSMSPASAVSLFGLNVRRGGFIDPTRAFAVFKEDDRPIEDLPKPWAAVATDLATGREVWLDQGSVLDACRASSAVPMVIQAAQYKLGNQERWLIDGGAANPVPVNVARALGADRVIAVDLNAVSVTLSRFDRPQTRAVIPVDAIETEGSGPLAAVRQAIGGARRDIAQRMALQRAVAQAEPQFFETAAATLDIVQAQLADARSKTDIADVRLAPDLSFASAAAFDQYEAFERLGYNAAMAQASSLLAMAASSPASDPPALAGRQEPLSGPSHS
- a CDS encoding DUF302 domain-containing protein — translated: MKYVIMGLSLAVVASCNGGHSDADTAAAAESQMVRKSVIQDRFPVTESQYDFSGTMAALFEALDRRDLTVFAVIDHQAGAQSVDMELGANSLVIFGNPALGTPLLQSEPLVGAELPLKALVYEHNGKVNLALSGAPFLQRAYLLGEDEAIIKQIDETMRSIASEATGDQ